The DNA segment CTTGCAGATGGGCACCAATGTTGCTGTATCTACTTTCACCACTGAGATGAAGCTACAAATGGTCAGAGTCTAGGGACGAAGAGCCAATTCCTCAACCAGTGCATGTTAGGGCCACAATATAGCCATGACTCTCAGCACGAGCAGGGTTTGCTGCACCATCGGCTCCGCTGCTGGCTTTTGTCCTGTGTGTAAGAATTTACAAGCCCTTCAGGAAAGGTCCTCAGCAGCACGTGTGTGCTAGCTTCGAATCAGACTGGGATCAGGACAAGCTGCATCCAGAGCCTGGCCAATAGGAACATACCTTCCAAATTTTTAGTCATATGAGATAAGATAGGCTTTAAAACTCATTTAATTAGATGCAGTGAGGTCTgtactattgttaggagtctgcTTATAATGATTTTTCTTACTAAAATGTTTTTTGAGAATCTCATGTATgggtactgtatttacatcatttacaaccctttccttccccattcCAACTCCTTCAGCGTCCACCCTTGCTCACTTTCGAACTCATGACTTCTTCTCTTATTATTACACACATGCATAGGCGTATACACACACAACctactgagtttttaaaaaaggtttaattttagtttttcattgAGTAGATGTGTGCGGGTGTGTTCACACGTGAgtcaggtgcccacagagtccagaagaggacattcgATGCCTGGAGCTGCAGCTGCAGGTGGTTTAAGCCACCcgaaatgggtgctgggaaatgaactggTCCTCTGCAcaagcagtgtgtgctcttaaccacggggatctctccatttccttttgTGAGTATGAAACATGGTTTATTGTTctaaacagaaatatttcttcTGGGACTCCTCCTTGAGGGGAACTTCTCAGTAATTAAATAGTTGTCTTAGCTTTAGGAAAACATTCCCTCCCTGTAccgcagacacagacacagatggcTATGGCTGTGGCTCCTGGGCTGACCGGCCATCTGCACGTGTTCCTGGAGTGGAGTCAACCCAGTCCCTTTTCTCATGTGGTGTTCCCAGAGCTGCCATTCCTGCACCAGCTCCTCTGGAGTCGTCCACACCCATCTCACTTAGAGCTGAGTACCTCCTCCCACGTAGCAGCTGACTCGGAGTTCTTGGGAATTGCTGGAAATATGGATTGCATCTTACTTCGAAAGTCCTTCATCTGGAAGAGAAAAAACATCCAGTGTCAGAAGGGAGGAGGAGCGGAGGCTCTCAGAGGCAGCGTCATGCGGAGTGAGAGCACCCTCCATCCCTCGGGAGTGCAGAGCAAAGGacagcagagaaactgaggcctgcaTTCAGCACCGCAGCAGAACAGCTGTTCTTCCGAGTGTGAATCCATTAACCAAACAACAGACAACTTCACTCCTGTCTAGAAGGCAACAGGTCTAAATCAAGACTCCCAGCATGCGCATCTGCAATGGGGATGCATGGTGGCTTTCATTTATAGAGCTGCATCGGGCAATACAATTTCTGTCCATCTAAATCCATGATTGTACTCAAGCCATTCAAAGTCAGACGCTCAGAGCTAGAGGGAAAGTGGAAAGAAAACCTCATGGCAGATATGCCAGAATATTCTCATGTGCCAGTGAACAAAAGCCCACACTGGGATCTCATCAGTGAAAGGTGACTGAAGCCAGAAACAGGAAGGGGTCTGGGAGATCACACCATCGAGTGCAGACCCGTGTGGAGGGTATCACTGACCTGTGGGACGGGGCAGTCTCCTTGGGTGCACACTCCAACCCCTCCTTCTCATGTATAGGTCCCTGCCAGAGCTATCTCAGTAGCAGTACATGGTCCAGGCTGACCCCATCAGCCACACCCCGTTCACATTGTCCTTTGGACGTAGGTGCTGAGCAGGTTCCCAAAGCTCCCAGGACTCCACAGCAAATCAATCATTTCTGGGGGAGGCTACTGGAGATATaggtactttttctttctttctttctttctttctttctttctttctttctttctttctttctttcttttttgctgttgatatgtatttattttaaatggagGCTGGATCTTTACTCTGTTGCCAAATTCAGGGGTTACATCGTTTTCAGTATTTGTAAATTCTAGGCTGGTAACCAGCCTCCATAGCATACACTTGGTAACACAGACTGCGGTTGGAGAGCCACTCTCAAATCCCAGCCCCGGCccgtttccagcatccacataggcCGAGGAGATAGTCATTACCTGTCTGAGGAGCTGTGAGGGCAAGGTGGGGCAGTGCGCGCCAAGTGCAGGCCCCAGCTCACAGTAAGTACTCCTCTGTGAAGGCTGCGACCACTGCAGCACTATCCAAATGTGTGCGCTGTGTTCCAAAAAACAAAGTCCCATGCATGCAAACATCGTGGCATGCTGACTAAAAGCGTGGCTTTGTAGGCATAGACCATTTGGTGTGACTATTCTCATTATTTTAGGGAGCCTGTAGGAGGCCAGCCGTCTGGATGCTCTACATTTGCTAATCTTCGCTCACCTAGGCAGACCCTCCCTGTGAGTCCCCAAAGCACCACATTTGCCGTTCTCGTCTTGTGTTAGGCAAATGTGCTAACCACTGCTCACAGAAACCAGCCCGCCAGAGGCTAACCTTGAGTAGACACATAGGGGCATTGTCTCCCCCTGCCATCAGCCTGCAGGAGGTGCTCTCCACAGCAGCACCAGGGACAGTGCTGCAGCCCTGCAGAGGGACTAGAGCAGGGGAGGGGTCTCTTCGGTGGTCACAGTTGCTGTGACTACCATAGGCAATTGGTGGCAGGGGTAAGTGACACTGATGCCGAATAGCCAAGATTCACAGAACTGCGTGCCAATAACGCCGGTCACAGCCTATTAAGGAACTTTGCATACATGTTTGGAATTGAAAACCCAGTGCCTCTCTGGCCATGGTTTGCAGTACGCTGTTCCTTGCCTTTCTGGCCGACGTCTTTTACAACCTAGGTTGTATTGGACTGTCCACCATTAAAGGACAAGCACAGCTGTCTTCCACTGCCCCTCATCAGTGGCACTTGTCAGCTGCTAGGAACCGAGAGGCCAGGAGGCCCTGatgaggctgggaggtggggagtgTGGTTGCTGCTCTATCCCCCACCCCTGACCTCATCGTCTGTCTTTCAGTCAAGTACTGTGTTACTGTTTGTTCCTGTGGGCATCAGTGTGTTACCAGAAGGAATCATGCCCAGAAAGCAACCAGGCAGGCTTCAGACAGCTATGTGGGACATCTCCGATGTGCACACTGGGAACAGGGAATAAAGGACACCATGAGCCCTGGGCCTTCAAGCTGTGGGCATGGAAACCCAGGGTCCATTTTATGTACTAAACAGGGTTTCAAGcttgtattatttatatttatatggtCAGTATCTATATCAAATATGTATCAGTAAAGGTCATGCAAAGGTCAATGGGTTATTCCCCTTTTTAAAGTGCCCTTGAAAAAAGATTTAAAGATTGAGTATAATTAAGTTTAATCTGGACCTAAATATAAATTCACAGCTGCTGCCATGGAACTTTCCCTCTGACCCTGGAATTTGATGAGTGTGAGTATTCTGGTCACATTACTCCAAAGCAAAACTCTGGGTTTCCCTCCCTGTAGTTTGCTCTCCCCTTGTGTTTTTGACCAGGGAGAATTGTTTTCATGCTACGGGTTGCAGGGTCACCCTTATAGGCGGGGCCTCTGTGGGCAGCCACAGGCTGGTTGCTGCAAACTTCAGGGGTGCTCTGGGCAGGGTTTAAGATAGGAATGGTATTCCCTGGAGAGAGGAGCCTACTGCTCCTGGAACCTTGCCCTGCAATCCTGCTGTCCTCACGCCAACTGGGAAAGTTATTACAAGTAATTTAGTCAGTCAGGGAACTGGGTCTGACCGACATTTGAGATGTTAGAAGAGAGTCAAGCCTATGCCTCTAATAATGCCCTCATTCCCGTTCCAGCAGCTTCCGCAGGGCTATGTGATCAGTGTGCCAGGAGGGAGAACAGCAGCAGCGTGGCTTAGAGTCTACACTAGGTGCCGGCATATTTATCCATTACCTCTCAACAGTGAGTGGACAGCCATGGAAGCTTCCAGCAACCAGACAAGTGTATCAACCAGCCAGTGAGGCAGGTCTGACAACATGTGTTTACACCCTgcacactgcatgcatgtgcacatgggtgctgCCCCACACTGCCATGGCATGTCTGGGTTgtagaagaagaaactgaaaacaatttTGTCTAATACGTTATATATTGAAAAATTGCTTAAAATATTCCGATTATCTCTAATCTCACAAAGCCCAAAGAATCAGTTCTAACAGGTAGGCAGTTGTTGGCACTAAAGCTGAGTTTGAAATGTTTGTCTTCTTCATTGACAGGCCCATTCAGCTTCTGTTCCCACACTGTGGGTTCGGGAGTATCTGGCCTCACTAGGAGCTCTACTAAGAGAAAAACTCATGGATATGTGGGTGGTGAAGGGGCCAGTGGTGATTTAAGAATCTGGTAATGGTATTCTGCATAAACAGAAGAAGATCACTTGATACTAATGCAGGAGTTAAGAGGCACAGCAAGGGTGTGGAAGTGTTTTCTGAATGGCAATAGTATCTTCCCTTCAGGCTTGGTGATGTGTCGGGTACCAAAGCTTTGGGCGGTTCATCTTCACAATTCTGTATGGCAGAAATGGTGGCTACAACCCAACATATGAGAACACGGAGGTCAGAGGTTAGTTAATTTGCTTATTAAGTGACATGACTTGAAGGTCTGACTATCTGACTGACACCCAGGACTCTCCCTATGGCCACTCTGGTCCTATGGACTAGAAAACAAGTGCCCCTAAGCTTTTTACCTTGTGCCAGCTTTcactgaaaacaatttaaaaccaTGAAAACACACCTGAACATTTTAGTTTGGATGGTATGAGAAGCACATTACTAGTATTCACCAATGGTCAGTACAATCCGCTTCTGTAGATGTGGTTCACCAATGGTCAGTACTACCTGCTTCTATAAATGGGGTTCACCAATGGTCAGTACCACTTGCATCTATAAATGGGGCTCACCAATGGTCAGTACCACTTGCATCTATAAATGGGGCTCACCAATGGTCAGTACCACTTGCTTCTGCAGAGGGGTTCACCAATGGTCAGTACCACCTGCTTCTGCAGATGGGGATTATACTTCTTCACCTCCTGGAAGTTAGGCAGCCATGTCACTTGTGAGTGTGGATAAAAGAAACATGTCACATCTAGGCATTTAAATGCAAAAGCTCAACTCTCTAGGCCTCTCTTTTTATTGAAATCTTGGAACCCTGTGTGGCTATGGTGGTACCTCAGGGACAAGCTGAAGTACAGTTAGGAGAGCCTCCCAAGACACCAGCTTGAATCTCTAAGGGTCCTGCATGAGTGAAAACTAACTTCTGTCAAGGCAGAGTTAGAGGATgtcttttgtatatgtatgtgcacaagtgtatgcatgcatgtggacgGAGGCCAGGGCCAACCTCAGGGGTTGCTCCTCAAGagctatccaccttgtttttttgaggcagggtctcttaccaGGACGCAGGGCTTTCTgggtaggacaggggaatggCCAGGGAGTCCCAGAGGCCCACCTGTCTCTGCATTCCCAGTGCTAggaattctggggattgaactcgggtcctcatacATGTATGGCAGAGCACTTCCTGGTAtcaccccagtgctgagattacaacaCAACAAAGTCTGTGCTGGCTGAATCAGGAAAGGAGCTCCTGACACAGGCCTCTCTGAGGCCCGCCACATGGATTTGCCTGAGAGAAGGCTAAAGAAGACCTCAGGGCTGGATGAGGGGAAACAGATGCCCTGCTAATGAGCTCTCCAAGCCTGTGAACTCACCACCACCTGAACCACAGTGTCCCCATGGTCAGGGGACTCGGCCCATCATTCGGTCCAGTTTTATGTCACCAATTCCTGGGGAATCAGaacatttcttcatcttttcaaTGAATAAGTATAGGGCTCTGCTCAACAAGGAAGGGccgttttacacacacacacacacacacacacacacacacacacacacacacactcttaaatgTGAAGATTGCTGTCTGGCAATATTGATTAATCAGCATTGGCCTGGCTCAGAGAGCAGGCATGGAGAGCCCGTTGATGCAAGGATCCAGAGATGAGGTGTCTAGACAGCGTTACTTCAATGTTCAGGGGCATCAGGAGGGCTAGCACGACACTTGCAACATTGCTGTTATTAGTATTATTTATGTAAAGGGCAGAATAGAATCTTTGCTTTCTCCTAAACCACTCCGCATCACATCCATGAAGTCCAAAATGTGCAGTCAAGGCTACTGATTCAGAAATAAAAAGTGAACATGTAACTTTCTGCAAAATACAATCCTTTAAGTGCTTATTAAAACAGTTGGGTCTTATGCTGTGATTTAACAATAGGACACAATCCAAAAGCATCCCTTTTCTCGTCATGTGAGATTAAGTGAGCAGCAGGGCCACTCTCTCAAGCCAAGGCCCACTTTATGACAAAGACCCAGCCATTTATAACCTGTATTTTGATTTAACTTAACAGGTTCAAAGGCAGTTAGTTCCAAAAGGCTTTCACCAAACCAGGCTTCTTTTGTAACTGCCATCTTAGAGGTGCCTCATGCCCTTTCCCAAACTAATGGCAGCTCTGCCTCACCTCTGCCAGTCAGACCTTCCTGCAGCCTGACCACCGTGGCTTTCATGTTAAGTCCACTTTACAAGCGTAATGGAtcaattctctttctctcctccctcccccctcattacctctcttttctctccccctACTCTTAAGGCAGCTGCACCCCCACTTCatgatgtcttttaaaaaacGTGTACAGTGtgtggcctgcatgtatgtacagtaccaagtgggtgctgggaactgagcaggGTCCCTGCAACAAGGACCACCCTTGCTGTCCCCTTCATGTCATCTTAATGGCTcagataagatttattttatgtatatgagtgttctctCTGCATGTAAGCTTtaaaggcagaagagggcatcagatccctctgcagatggttgtgaaccatcacaTGGGTGccggaaattgaacccaggacttctggaagagcagcctgtgctcttaaccactgagccatctctccagcccacaggagTGACTTTTGAAAATGGCATAGGGGTGGACATAGAAGCCAACCAGAATGGACTAGTACAGGTTCACGTTCTAATGAAAGTTATCCATTTCTTGACCACCACACCCTCAGGCAAGAACCAGTACTCCAAACACCAAAAATCCCTTTAATGCAGTCACTCGGAAACGGAAAAGGTAAAGTCACCCAGCAGCTGGATGCCTCCCAACAGGAGACCCCCAACTTTCAGAACCCCCAGTTCACCCCACATCAGCACATACTGCATCTTTGCCTTTGGTATCTTTAGAAGGATGGCTTAAAACTTGATATCTTTCTGAATTTTCCACAGTGTATCTGCACTCTTCACCATCTGGGCTTCCTCTGCAGAGCTCAACTTTATCTTTATAATATCTGAGATGCCGTTTTCTCCCATGATACAAGGCACACTGAGAAACACCTCTTCTTTGATTCCATATAGACCTTTAATATTGGTGGAAACTGGATGGGTTTTCCTGAGGTTCCTCAGAATGCTTTCTGCAATATCCGCTACAGACAGGCCAATGGCCCAGGAAGTATAGCCTTTCATTTTGATAATGTTATAGGCACTGGCAATCACATCTTTGTGGACATTTCCCCACTGCTCGGGGTCTTTGCTAGTTCCTATGGCTGAATTCAGCTCTTTCAGAGGTACCCCGGCGATGTTCACTCCActccacacagggacacttgaGTCTCCATGCTCTCCAAGGACCCACCCGTGGCAGCTTTCAGAGTGGATGCCAAGCCTCTCCCCAAGCATGAAACGGAAGCGAGCGGTGTCAAGGTTACAGCCACTTCCAATAATACGGTTTTTGGGAAACCCGCTCAATTTCCAGGTTACGTAAGTTAAGATATCCACTGGATTGGAAACAATAATCACTTTGCAGTGGGGGCTATGCTTGACAATATCGGCAATCATCACCTTAAAGATGGACACGTTTCGCTGGACTAAATTCAGGCGCGTTTCACCTTTCTCCTGGCGTGCACCTGCCGTGACAACAACTACATTAGAGTTGGCAGTGGCATGGAAATCTCTGCTGCAAACAATCTTTGGCATTCTCATGAAGACACTGCCGTGCTGGAGATCCATCGTCTCGCCCTTCATTTTGTCTTCATTACTGTCAACAAGGGCAAGCTCATCAGCCAGGCCCTTTGCTATAATGCTGATGGCACAGGCCATTCCGACGGATCCAGTTCCTATAATGGAGACCTTGTTGTGGAGAACGGGCTCTTCGGAGCTGATGTGCTGGATAAGTTTACCCTTCAAGGTCGACATGGTGGACGCGGGAGTGACGTTCCACCAGGCGCGGCTGAAGGGCACACCCAGCACCCGACTGGGCCACAGAGCTATGCCCTGGCCCCTGAAATCCACTCTGGCGGCACCCACTCTTTTGCTGGCTCGCAGGATGCCCGGAGCCCAGGCCATGGCGACTCACTCGGGTGGAGGAAGTGAACCGTGTGGAAGGCAGTTGAGGCCAAACGGTTCTCCCTGCCGGACAGCCCCTCCTCCCACTGCGGCTGCG comes from the Onychomys torridus chromosome 19, mOncTor1.1, whole genome shotgun sequence genome and includes:
- the Ldhal6b gene encoding L-lactate dehydrogenase A-like 6B isoform X2, encoding MAWAPGILRASKRVGAARVDFRGQGIALWPSRVLGVPFSRAWWNVTPASTMSTLKGKLIQHISSEEPVLHNKVSIIGTGSVGMACAISIIAKGLADELALVDSNEDKMKGETMDLQHGSVFMRMPKIHSPHCKVIIVSNPVDILTYVTWKLSGFPKNRIIGSGCNLDTARFRFMLGERLGIHSESCHGWVLGEHGDSSVPVWSGVNIAGVPLKELNSAIGTSKDPEQWGNVHKDVIASAYNIIKMKGYTSWAIGLSVADIAESILRNLRKTHPVSTNIKGLYGIKEEVFLSVPCIMGENGISDIIKIKLSSAEEAQMVKSADTLWKIQKDIKF
- the Ldhal6b gene encoding L-lactate dehydrogenase A-like 6B isoform X1; translated protein: MAWAPGILRASKRVGAARVDFRGQGIALWPSRVLGVPFSRAWWNVTPASTMSTLKGKLIQHISSEEPVLHNKVSIIGTGSVGMACAISIIAKGLADELALVDSNEDKMKGETMDLQHGSVFMRMPKIVCSRDFHATANSNVVVVTAGARQEKGETRLNLVQRNVSIFKVMIADIVKHSPHCKVIIVSNPVDILTYVTWKLSGFPKNRIIGSGCNLDTARFRFMLGERLGIHSESCHGWVLGEHGDSSVPVWSGVNIAGVPLKELNSAIGTSKDPEQWGNVHKDVIASAYNIIKMKGYTSWAIGLSVADIAESILRNLRKTHPVSTNIKGLYGIKEEVFLSVPCIMGENGISDIIKIKLSSAEEAQMVKSADTLWKIQKDIKF